The Tripterygium wilfordii isolate XIE 37 chromosome 4, ASM1340144v1, whole genome shotgun sequence genome has a window encoding:
- the LOC119996598 gene encoding xanthotoxin 5-hydroxylase CYP82C4-like has protein sequence MDFALPLPTNVIIAITLAFTLLVYYFFTKPKHPQNKKPPPEAKGALPFIGHLHLLAGWSKPAYKTLGEMVDKIGPTFTLKFGVHRALIVSTPEIAKECFTTHDRIFASRPTSISSYHIGYNYAMFAITPYGPYWREMRKIATVELLSKHRIEMLRGVLKSEVRIFLNEIREQMNTNKTSVKMDLKQWLEDLNLNKITRLIAGKRCVGAKTKAEKEEYERIQKGLKNCVESANTFAVGDAIPFLRLFDIGGVEKAMRRNAKEMDGILQEWLVEHKQKRASGKVEGTQDFMDVLLSICDRDALKGSSHDADTIIKATCLNLVLGGAETSSVTLTWAISLLLNNPQALKKAQQELDTCVGRDRCIEDSDLQKLVYIPAIIKETLRMYPPSALDAPHMSTEDCTVDGFHIPAGTQLLVNIAKIHHDPKLWPNPEEFKPERFLTTHKHIDYRGQDFELIPFGSGRRICPGISLANESMLLTLANLLHGFDLASPTGGPVDMTEGPGFTLHKANPLEVLLTPSLPAHLYA, from the exons ATGGATTTTGCCCTACCACTGCCCACAAATGTCATCATAGCAATCACATTAGCCTTCACTTTGCTTGTCTACTATTTTTTCACAAAACCAAAACACCCGCAGAATAAGAAACCACCACCAGAAGCTAAGGGTGCTTTGCCTTTTATAGGCCACCTCCATCTCTTAGCAGGATGGTCCAAACCAGCCTACAAAACCTTGGGAGAAATGGTGGACAAGATCGGTCCAACATTTACTCTAAAGTTTGGAGTGCATCGAGCCTTGATTGTTAGTACCCCAGAGATTGCTAAAGAGTGCTTTACCACACACGACAGAATATTCGCTAGCCGTCCAACTTCCATTTCCTCATATCATATTGGCTACAACTATGCAATGTTTGCCATCACCCCGTACGGTCCTTATTGGCGTGAGATGCGCAAGATAGCGACAGTGGAGCTTCTCTCAAAACATAGAATAGAGATGCTACGAGGTGTGTTAAAATCTGAAGTGAGGATATTCTTAAACGAGATACGCGAGCAGATGAATACAAACAAAACTTCAGTGAAGATGGACTTGAAGCAATGGTTAGAAGACTTAAATCTTAACAAGATAACCAGGTTGATTGCAGGGAAGAGATGCGTTGGGGCTAAAACAAAGGCAGAGAAGGAAGAATACGAGCGTATTCAAAAGGGGTTGAAGAACTGCGTTGAATCGGCAAATACTTTCGCAGTAGGGGATGCGATTCCATTTTTGAGATTGTTTGATATTGGAGGAGTTGAGAAAGCCATGAGAAGGAATGCCAAAGAGATGGATGGAATTCTTCAAGAATGGTTAGTTGAGCATAAGCAAAAGAGAGCTTCCGGTAAAGTAGAAGGCACCCAGGACTTCATGGATGTTTTGCTATCTATTTGTGATAGAGATGCATTAAAGGGCTCCAGTCATGATGCAGATACCATCATCAAGGCCACATGCCTG AATCTTGTTTTAGGAGGTGCAGAAACCTCATCTGTAACTTTGACTTGGGCCATATCACTATTATTGAACAACCCTCAAGCGTTAAAGAAAGCGCAGCAGGAATTAGATACCTGTGTTGGCAGAGATAGGTGCATTGAAGATTCGGATCTGCAAAAATTGGTGTATATCCCAGCCATCATCAAGGAAACACTGAGGATGTATCCCCCATCAGCACTCGATGCACCACATATGTCAACAGAAGACTGCACCGTCGACGGTTTTCATATCCCTGCAGGGACACAACTCCTTGTCAATATTGCAAAGATTCATCATGATCCCAAATTATGGCCAAATCCTGAGGAGTTTAAACCAGAAAGATTTCTCACCACACACAAGCACATTGACTACAGGGGCCAAGATTTTGAATTGATACCATTTGGAAGTGGTAGAAGAATTTGTCCTGGAATATCTCTTGCGAACGAATCTATGCTACTTACGCTTGCAAATTTGCTACATGGATTTGACCTTGCAAGCCCAACAGGAGGACCAGTCGACATGACTGAGGGACCGGGATTCACCCTACATAAAGCCAATCCACTTGAAGTTCTTCTTACTCCAAGCCTTCCTGCCCACCTTTATGCTTAA
- the LOC119997011 gene encoding deacetylvindoline O-acetyltransferase-like: MEVEIVSRECIKPSSPTPHHLRTHKISLLDQYVPHAYASLLFFYRANHQGISISKRLQVLKQSLSKTLTLYYPLAGKAKDNLSIDCNDEGAYYVETRVTCHLRDYLKQPDISAIPKFMPEGILFDEVAPGAHTCMVQVNVFACGGIAIGVVTPHNLFDGTVLSVFAKTWARMAAGGGGAYAYKSPDFHASDIFPQNKAFPQYLTSPGLASLLVRKGKPVVRRFVFDGQIISQLKTQATSYGVQNPTRTEVVSAFLYNCVMSALWKIKSSAPKSGQNNNNNNNHHLT; encoded by the exons atggAGGTTGAGATAGTGTCAAGAGAGTGCATCAAACCCTCTTCTCCAACACCTCACCACCTAAGAACACATAAGATCTCTCTCCTTGATCAATATGTACCACATGCTTATgcttcccttctttttttttatcgagCAAATCATCAAGGGATCTCCATCTCAAAGAGATTACAAGTGTTGAAACAATCTCTCTCGAAGACACTAACTCTTTACTATCCCCTCGCCGGAAAGGCCAAGGACAATCTTTCCATTGATTGTAACGACGAGGGGGCTTATTATGTGGAGACTCGAGTTACTTGCCATTTGCGCGATTATCTCAAACAACCTGATATCTCAGCAATCCCTAAATTTATGCCGGAGGGGATTCTTTTTGATGAAGTAGCTCCAGGAGCTCATACCTGTATGGTACAAGTAAACGTGTTTGCTTGTGGTGGTATTGCCATTGGCGTTGTTACTCCACACAATTTGTTTGATGGAACAGTTCTGTCTGTATTTGCCAAAACTTGGGCTAGAATGGCAGCAGGAGGTGGAGGagcatatgcatataaatcaccCGATTTTCATGCCTCGGATATCTTTCCTCAAAACAAGGCATTCCCTCAATATTTAACCAGTCCAGGTTTGGCGAGTTTGTTGGTTAGAAAGGGCAAGCCTGTTGTAAGgaggtttgtgtttgatggGCAAATCATAAGCCAACTTAAGACCCAAGCAACTAGTTATGGCGTTCAGAACCCTACTCGTACGGAGGTTGTATCAGCATTTCTCTACAATTGCGTCATGTCTGCATTATGGAAGATAAAATCAAGTGCTCCGAAGTCTG gtcaaaataataataataataataatcatcatTTAACATGA
- the LOC119996596 gene encoding xanthotoxin 5-hydroxylase CYP82C4-like, with product MDFALPLPTNVIVAITLAFPLLVYFFFTKPKHSQNKKPPPEAKGALPFIGHLHLLAGWSKPAYKTLGEMVDKIGPTFTLKFGVHRALIVSTPEIAKECFTTHDRIFASRPTSISSYHIGYNYAMFAITPYGPYWREMRKIATVELLSKHRIEMLRGVLKSEVRVFLNEIREQMNTNKTSVKMDLKQWLEDLNLNMITRLIAGKRCVGAKTKAEKEEYERIQKGLKTCVESANTFAVGDAIPFLRLFDIGGVEKAMRRNAKEMDGILQEWLVEHKQKRASGKVEGTQDFMDVLLSMCDRDALKSSSHDADTIIKATCLNLVLGGAETSSVTLTWAISLLLNNPHALKKAQQELDTCVGKDRRIEDSDLQKLVYIPAIIKEALRIYPPSALDAPHMSTEDCTVDGFHIPAGTQLLVNIAKIHHDPKLWPNPEEFKPERFLTTHKHIDYRGQDFELIPFGSGRRICPGISLANESMLLTLANLLHGFDLASPTGGPVDMTEGPGFTLHKANPLEVLLTPSLPAHLYA from the exons ATGGATTTTGCCCTTCCACTGCCCACCAATGTCATTGTAGCAATCACATTAGCCTTCCCTTTGCTTGTCTACTTTTTTTTCACAAAACCAAAACACTCGCAGAATAAGAAACCACCACCAGAAGCTAAGGGTGCTTTGCCTTTCATAGGCCACCTCCATCTCTTAGCAGGATGGTCCAAACCAGCCTACAAAACCTTGGGAGAAATGGTGGACAAGATCGGTCCAACATTTACTCTAAAATTTGGAGTGCATCGAGCCTTGATTGTTAGTACCCCAGAGATTGCTAAAGAGTGCTTTACCACACACGACAGAATATTCGCTAGCCGTCCGACTTCCATTTCCTCATATCATATTGGCTACAACTATGCAATGTTTGCCATCACCCCGTACGGTCCATATTGGCGTGAGATGCGCAAGATAGCGACAGTGGAGCTTCTCTCAAAACATAGAATAGAGATGCTACGAGGTGTGCTAAAATCTGAAGTGAGGGTATTCTTAAACGAAATACGTGAGCAGATGAATACAAACAAAACTTCAGTGAAGATGGACTTGAAGCAATGGTTAGAAGACTTAAATCTTAACATGATAACCAGGTTGATTGCAGGGAAGAGATGCGTTGGGGCTAAAACAAAGGCAGAGAAGGAAGAGTACGAGCGTATTCAAAAGGGGTTGAAGACGTGCGTTGAATCGGCGAATACTTTCGCAGTAGGGGATGCGATTCCATTTTTGAGATTGTTTGATATTGGAGGAGTTGAGAAAGCCATGAGAAGGAATGCCAAAGAGATGGATGGAATTCTTCAAGAATGGTTAGTTGAGCATAAGCAAAAGAGAGCTTCCGGTAAAGTAGAAGGCACCCAGGACTTCATGGATGTTTTGCTATCTATGTGTGATAGAGATGCATTAAAGAGCTCCAGTCATGATGCAGATACCATCATCAAGGCCACATGCCTG AATCTGGTTTTAGGAGGTGCAGAAACCTCATCTGTAACTTTGACTTGGGCCATATCACTATTATTGAACAACCCTCATGCGTTAAAGAAAGCGCAGCAGGAATTAGATACCTGTGTTGGCAAAGATAGGCGCATTGAAGATTCGGATCTGCAAAAATTGGTGTATATCCCAGCCATCATCAAGGAAGCACTGAGGATATATCCCCCATCAGCACTCGATGCACCACATATGTCAACAGAAGACTGCACCGTCGATGGTTTTCATATCCCTGCAGGGACACAACTCCTTGTCAATATTGCAAAGATTCATCATGATCCCAAATTATGGCCAAATCCTGAGGAGTTTAAACCAGAAAGATTTCTCACCACACACAAGCACATTGACTACAGGGGCCAAGATTTTGAATTGATACCATTTGGAAGTGGTAGAAGAATTTGTCCTGGAATATCTCTTGCGAACGAATCTATGCTACTTACGCTTGCAAATTTGCTACATGGATTTGACCTTGCAAGCCCAACAGGAGGACCAGTCGACATGACTGAGGGACCGGGATTCACCCTACATAAAGCCAATCCACTTGAAGTTCTTCTTACTCCAAGCCTTCCTGCCCACCTTTATGCTTAA
- the LOC119996595 gene encoding cytochrome P450 82A3-like, whose translation MEFALPLPTNVMVAITLACTLLVYYFFTKPKHPQNNKKSPPEAKGALPFIGHLHLLARSSKSAYKILGEMADKIGPTFFLKLGVHRTLIVSTPEIAKECFTTNDRIFATRPTSMSSDLLGYNYAMFAVSQYGPYWREMRKIATVELLSNHRIDMLSGVLKSEVRTLLNEIHEQMNTNETAVKMDLKQWFADLNLNMTTRLIAGKRCVGAKTKAEKEEYESIQKGLKECLLLAGTFAVGDALPFLRRFDIGGVEKAMRRNSKETDGILQEWLNEHKQKRASGKVEGTQDFIDVMLSICDRDALKSSSRDADTIIKATSLSLVLGGAETSTMALTWAISLLLNNPRELKKAQQELDTCVGRDRRIEDSDLQKLVYIQAIIKETLRIYPPSPLDAPHMSTEDCTVDGFHIPAGTQLLVNVAKIHHDPRVWPNPEEFKPERFVTTHKHIDFRGQNFELLPFGSGRRVCPGISLATQSMLLTLANFLHEFDIASPTGGPVDMAEGLGFTLFRANPLEVLLTPRLPAQLYA comes from the exons ATGGAATTTGCGCTACCATTGCCCACAAATGTCATGGTAGCAATCACATTAGCCTGCACTTTGCTAGTCTACTATTTTTTCACAAAACCAAAACACCCGCAGAATAATAAGAAATCACCACCAGAAGCTAAGGGAGCTTTGCCTTTCATAGGCCATCTTCATCTCTTAGCACGATCGTCCAAATCAGCCTACAAAATCTTAGGAGAAATGGCGGACAAGATCGGTCCAACGTTCTTTCTAAAGCTTGGAGTGCATCGAACCTTGATTGTTAGTACCCCAGAGATTGCTAAAGAGTGCTTTACCACAAACGACAGAATATTCGCTACCCGTCCGACTTCCATGTCCTCAGATCTTCTTGGCTACAACTATGCAATGTTTGCCGTCAGCCAATACGGTCCTTATTGGCGTGAGATGCGCAAGATAGCGACTGTGGAGCTTCTCTCAAATCATAGAATAGACATGCTAAGCGGTGTGCTAAAATCTGAAGTGAGGACACTCTTAAACGAGATTCATGAGCAGATGAACACAAACGAAACTGCAGTGAAGATGGACTTGAAGCAATGGTTCGCAGACTTAAATCTTAACATGACAACCAGGCTGATTGCAGGGAAGCGATGCGTTGGGGCTAAAACAAAGGCAGAGAAGGAAGAGTACGAGAGTATTCAAAAGGGGTTGAAGGAGTGCCTTTTATTGGCAGGGACCTTTGCAGTAGGGGATGCGCTTCCATTTTTGAGACGGTTTGATATTGGAGGAGTAGAGAAAGCCATGAGAAGGAATTCCAAAGAGACAGACGGAATTCTCCAAGAATGGTTAAATGAGCATAAGCAAAAGAGAGCTTCTGGTAAAGTAGAAGGCACCCAGGACTTCATCGATGTTATGCTATCTATTTGTGATAGAGATGCATTAAAGAGCTCCAGTCGTGATGCAGATACCATCATCAAGGCCACAAGCCTG AGTCTTGTTTTAGGAGGTGCAGAAACCTCAACTATGGCTTTGACTTGGGCCATATCGTTATTGTTGAACAACCCTCGAGAGTTAAAGAAAGCGCAGCAGGAATTAGATACCTGTGTTGGTAGAGATAGGCGCATTGAAGATTCGGATCTGCAAAAATTGGTGTACATCCAAGCCATCATCAAGGAAACACTGAGGATATATCCCCCATCACCACTTGATGCACCACATATGTCAACAGAAGATTGCACTGTCGACGGTTTCCATATCCCTGCGGGGACACAACTCCTTGTCAATGTGGCAAAGATTCATCATGATCCCAGAGTATGGCCAAATCCTGAAGAGTTTAAACCAGAAAGATTTGTCACCACACACAAGCACATTGACTTCAGGGGCCAAAATTTTGAGTTGTTACCATTTGGAAGTGGTAGAAGAGTTTGTCCTGGAATTTCTCTTGCAACCCAATCTATGCTACTTACTCTTGCAAATTTTCTACATGAATTTGACATTGCAAGCCCAACAGGAGGACCAGTAGACATGGCTGAGGGGCTGGGattcactctatttagagccAATCCACTTGAAGTTCTTCTTACTCCACGCCTTCCTGCCCAACTTTATGCATAG
- the LOC119997012 gene encoding cytochrome P450 82A3-like, whose protein sequence is MASSSGDKVSMPLFHGDDYASWKVKMRTYLMSEGLWCIVANGYLEPSDETTLPESKKKELESTSMVNAKALSKLQNGVGVTIFPRIIRARSAKEAWDIIAKEFEGTQLLVKIAKIHHDPKLWPNPEEFKPKRFLTTHKHIDYRGQDFELIPFKSGRRICLGMSLASESMLLTLANLLHGFDIASPTGGPVDMTEGPGFTLHKANPLEVLLTPSFPAHLYA, encoded by the exons ATGGCAAGTTCTTCCGGTGATAAGGTTAGTATGCCTTTGTTTCACGGCGACGATTATGCATCTTGGAAGGTCAAGATGCGCACCTATTTAATGTCTGAAGGACTGTGGTGTATTGTTGCAAATGGGTACTTAGAACCCAGTGATGAAACTACACTGCCTGAGTCGAAGAAGAAGGAACTTGAGAGTACTAGCATGGTAAATGCGAAGGCTCTATCGAAGCTACAAAATGGCGTGGGTGTTACGATTTTCCCTCGCATCATCAGAGCCCGAAGTGCAAAAGAAGCCTGGGATATAATTGCAAAGGAATTTGAAG GGACACAACTCCTCGTCAAAATTGCAAAGATTCATCATGATCCCAAATTATGGCCAAATCCTGAAGAGTTTAAACCAAAAAGATTTCTCACCACACACAAGCACATAGACTACAGGGGCCAAGATTTTGAATTGATACCATTTAAAAGTGGGAGAAGAATTTGTCTTGGAATGTCTCTTGCGAGCGAATCGATGCTACTTACGCTTGCAAATTTGCTACATGGATTTGACATTGCAAGCCCAACAGGAGGACCAGTCGACATGACTGAGGGACCGGGATTCACCCTACATAAAGCCAATCCACTTGAAGTTCTTCTTACTCCAAGCTTTCCTGCCCACCTTTATGCTTAA
- the LOC119997013 gene encoding tabersonine-19-hydroxy-O-acetyltransferase-like: protein MLEEILYDEVTPGAHTCMVQVNVFACGGIAIGVVTPHNLLDGAVLFVFVKTWVGMAAGGGGAYAYKSPDFRASDIFPQNKAFPQYLTNPSMASLLVRKGKPVVRRFVFDGQIISELKTQATSYGVQNPTRTEVVSAFLYNCVISALRKIKSSAPKSAIITNSINFRPKASPPFEETMVGNFVFIVSMISKGEELDSGSFIRQRREALSRIDGDLVKSLQGDQGLRNLCEYLERFRELNSKAVSDGAEPISFNSFCNMGHYDVDYGWGRPLWVPFLAMIRPYPVFLIQLMDTRCGGGIEAWLMLDEPVMSVLEHDKVLLSAASLDPSPLQIGLPRPNL, encoded by the coding sequence ATGCTAGAGGAGATTCTTTATGATGAAGTAACTCCAGGAGCTCATACCTGTATGGTACAAGTAAACGTGTTTGCTTGTGGTGGTATTGCCATAGGCGTTGTTACTCCACACAATTTGCTTGATGGAGCTGTTCTCTTTGTATTTGTCAAAACTTGGGTTGGAATGGCAGCAGGAGGTGGAGGagcatatgcatataaatcaccCGATTTTCGTGCCTCGGATATCTTTCCTCAAAACAAGGCATTCCCTCAATACTTAACCAATCCAAGTATGGCGAGTTTGTTGGTTAGAAAGGGCAAGCCTGTTGTAAGgaggtttgtgtttgatggGCAAATCATAAGCGAACTCAAGACCCAAGCAACTAGTTATGGCGTTCAGAACCCTACTCGTACGGAAGTTGTCTCAGCATTTCTCTACAATTGCGTCATATCTGCATTAAGGAAGATAAAATCAAGTGCTCCGAAGTCTGCTATAATAACAAATTCTATAAATTTTCGGCCAAAGGCTTCACCGCCATTCGAGGAAACTATGGTGGGGAATTTTGTATTCATAGTAAGCATGATATCAAAAGGAGAAGAATTAGATTCGGGCAGCTTCATACGCCAAAGGAGGGAAGCACTATCGAGGATCGATGGTGATCTTGTGAAGAGCCTTCAAGGTGATCAAGGGTTGCGAAATCTTTGTGAGTACCTGGAAAGGTTTCGCGAATTAAATTCTAAGGCCGTTTCCGATGGAGCGGAACCAATATCGTTTAATAGCTTCTGTAACATGGGGCACTATGATGTTGATTATGGATGGGGAAGACCTTTATGGGTTCCATTTCTTGCTATGATCCGACCTTATCCAGTATTCTTGATCCAACTCATGGACACAAGGTGTGGTGGTGGAATTGAAGCATGGTTGATGTTGGATGAACCAGTCATGTCTGTTCTTGAGCATGACAAGGTGCTTCTTTCTGCAGCCTCATTAGATCCAAGTCCTCTGCAAATCGGTTTACCAAGGCCCAATCTTTGA